Proteins from a genomic interval of Streptomyces sp. NBC_01445:
- a CDS encoding phosphotransferase, with product MPRSSAHSAPPLRALLRQYDAGSPLACEPVDQGLLNRGYRLATTRGRYFLKHHFDPETADPAAIARQHRATERLAALGVPVAPPLPAADGRTVTVIGGASYALHPWVEGRHRSGAQLTAAQCRTLGALLGLVHACLEKVMGAAPARGRASADPADTLALIDTLLERVRRRRPHDAFDELARHRLVERRALLESCAGRRPPQASATGWVHGDFHPFNLLYQGGVPAAIVDWDRLGVQPRAEEAVRAAVIFFVRPAGTLDLPKVRAYARAYRRASGAGADELAAAVHRVWWERLNDFWILRWRYERGDTRADPQFPAASALAVWWTKEYGAVRDAFAE from the coding sequence GTGCCGCGCTCATCTGCTCACTCCGCCCCACCGCTCCGCGCCCTGCTGCGGCAGTACGACGCCGGCTCGCCGCTGGCCTGCGAACCCGTCGACCAGGGCCTGCTCAACCGCGGCTACCGGCTCGCCACCACGCGCGGCCGCTACTTCCTCAAGCACCACTTCGACCCCGAGACCGCCGACCCGGCCGCCATCGCCCGCCAGCACCGCGCCACCGAACGCCTGGCCGCACTCGGCGTCCCCGTCGCCCCGCCCCTGCCCGCCGCCGACGGCCGCACCGTCACCGTCATCGGCGGCGCCAGCTACGCCCTGCACCCCTGGGTCGAGGGCCGCCACCGCAGCGGCGCCCAGCTCACGGCGGCCCAGTGCCGCACGCTCGGGGCGCTCCTGGGACTCGTACACGCCTGTCTGGAGAAGGTCATGGGGGCCGCGCCCGCGCGTGGGCGGGCCAGTGCCGATCCCGCGGACACCCTCGCGCTCATCGACACCCTGCTGGAGCGGGTGCGCCGCCGTCGCCCGCACGACGCGTTCGACGAGCTGGCGCGGCACCGGCTCGTGGAGCGCCGCGCACTCCTGGAGTCCTGCGCGGGGCGGCGGCCTCCGCAGGCCTCGGCGACCGGCTGGGTGCACGGGGACTTCCACCCGTTCAACCTGCTCTACCAAGGCGGCGTACCGGCCGCGATCGTCGACTGGGACCGGCTCGGGGTGCAGCCGCGCGCCGAAGAGGCCGTACGCGCCGCAGTGATCTTCTTCGTGCGTCCCGCCGGCACCCTCGACCTGCCGAAGGTACGGGCCTACGCGCGCGCGTACCGCCGCGCCTCGGGCGCCGGCGCGGACGAACTCGCGGCCGCCGTCCACCGTGTGTGGTGGGAGCGGCTCAACGACTTCTGGATACTGCGCTGGCGCTACGAACGCGGCGACACCCGCGCCGATCCCCAGTTCCCCGCGGCGTCGGCGCTCGCCGTGTGGTGGACGAAGGAGTACGGGGCGGTGCGCGACGCGTTCGCCGAGTGA
- a CDS encoding protein kinase domain-containing protein, with protein sequence MSQDGAQGRYAGRAVAGGRYQLRDLLGEGGMASVHLAYDSVLDRQVAIKTLHTELGREQAFRERFRREAQSVAKLTHTNIVSVFDTGEDDLDGMTTPYIVMEYVEGQPLGSVLDADVAHYGAMPTDKALKITADVLAALEISHEMGLVHRDIKPGNVMMTKRNVVKVMDFGIARAMQSGVTSMTQTGMVVGTPQYLSPEQALGRGVDARSDLYSVGIMLFQLVTGRLPFEADSPLAIAYAHVQEEPVAPSSINRSVPPAVDALVARALKKNPNERFPSAEAMRDECLRVAQSLHAAAPSIVPGAQTSSGAGVGSAVFPPVDQSTAAPTGPVQTPYQPGPYGTPTPAPATPGYGYPQQGYQTPPPTSPYAPQQQQYQQQQHQQTPPPYTISPQTTPSSAGSGGGGGKRNTGVIVGSIVVALIAVGGLITALTLNGNDEKGGGDAKKSPSAVAGHKGPDLTKTMEEDECKEPETGYNDPDKVLLPDFTYKNIKSVKACMQAAGWKFDVRDVDENTFGEGTVIVQYPKARTEIDPKNPESIQLQVSTGDPASG encoded by the coding sequence ATGAGCCAGGACGGCGCACAGGGCCGGTACGCAGGGCGTGCTGTCGCCGGCGGTCGCTACCAGCTGCGTGATCTGCTCGGCGAGGGCGGCATGGCCTCGGTCCACCTCGCGTACGACTCGGTGCTCGACCGCCAGGTGGCGATCAAGACGCTGCACACCGAGCTCGGGCGCGAGCAGGCGTTCCGTGAGCGCTTCCGCCGCGAGGCCCAGTCCGTGGCGAAGCTCACGCACACGAACATCGTCTCGGTCTTCGACACCGGCGAGGACGACCTCGACGGGATGACCACTCCGTACATCGTCATGGAGTACGTGGAGGGCCAGCCCCTCGGCTCCGTGCTCGACGCGGATGTCGCGCACTACGGCGCGATGCCGACCGACAAGGCCCTGAAGATCACGGCCGATGTGCTCGCGGCGCTCGAGATCAGCCACGAGATGGGTCTGGTCCACCGCGACATCAAGCCGGGCAACGTCATGATGACGAAGCGGAACGTCGTCAAGGTGATGGACTTCGGCATCGCCCGCGCCATGCAGTCCGGTGTCACGTCGATGACGCAGACCGGCATGGTCGTCGGCACCCCGCAGTACCTCTCGCCCGAGCAGGCCCTCGGCCGTGGCGTGGACGCCCGCTCCGACCTGTACTCGGTCGGCATCATGCTGTTCCAACTGGTCACCGGGCGGCTGCCGTTCGAGGCGGACTCGCCGCTGGCCATAGCGTATGCGCACGTCCAGGAGGAGCCGGTGGCTCCTTCGTCGATCAACCGGTCGGTGCCCCCGGCCGTGGACGCGCTGGTCGCCCGCGCGCTGAAGAAGAACCCGAACGAGCGCTTCCCGAGCGCCGAGGCGATGCGGGACGAGTGCCTGCGGGTCGCCCAGTCGCTGCACGCCGCGGCGCCCAGCATCGTGCCGGGCGCGCAGACGTCCAGCGGCGCGGGTGTCGGTTCCGCGGTGTTCCCGCCGGTCGACCAGTCGACGGCGGCGCCGACCGGCCCGGTGCAGACGCCGTACCAGCCGGGCCCCTACGGGACGCCCACTCCGGCGCCGGCCACTCCGGGCTACGGATATCCGCAGCAGGGCTACCAGACCCCGCCGCCCACCTCTCCGTACGCGCCTCAGCAGCAGCAGTATCAGCAGCAACAGCACCAGCAGACGCCCCCGCCGTACACCATCTCGCCCCAGACGACGCCGAGTTCGGCGGGCTCCGGCGGCGGTGGCGGCAAGCGGAACACCGGCGTGATCGTCGGTTCGATCGTCGTCGCGCTGATCGCGGTCGGCGGTCTGATCACGGCCCTGACACTGAACGGCAATGACGAGAAGGGCGGCGGCGACGCGAAGAAGTCGCCGTCGGCCGTCGCCGGTCACAAGGGTCCCGATCTGACGAAGACGATGGAAGAGGACGAGTGCAAGGAGCCTGAAACGGGTTACAACGACCCGGACAAGGTCCTGCTCCCGGACTTCACCTACAAGAACATCAAGTCGGTCAAGGCCTGCATGCAGGCCGCCGGTTGGAAGTTCGACGTCCGGGACGTCGACGAGAACACCTTCGGTGAGGGCACGGTCATCGTGCAGTACCCCAAGGCGCGCACGGAGATCGACCCGAAGAACCCCGAGTCGATCCAGCTCCAGGTCTCCACGGGCGACCCGGCGTCGGGCTGA
- a CDS encoding response regulator transcription factor — translation MPEDGKIRVFLLDDHEVVRRGVHEMLSVEGDIEVVGEAGTAADAVVRIPATRPDVAVLDVRLPDGSGVEVCREIRSQDDSIKCLMLTSFADDEALFDAIMAGASGYVLKAIRGNELLNAVRDVAAGKSLLDPVATARVLERLRGGGRGKEDDRLASLTEQERRILDLIGEGLTNRVIGERLHLAEKTIKNYVSSLLSKLGMARRSQAAAYVARLQAEKRH, via the coding sequence GTGCCCGAAGACGGAAAAATTCGTGTATTTCTACTCGATGACCATGAAGTCGTACGCCGCGGAGTGCACGAGATGCTCTCCGTGGAAGGGGACATCGAAGTCGTCGGCGAGGCGGGTACCGCCGCCGACGCCGTCGTCCGCATTCCCGCCACGCGCCCCGATGTCGCGGTCCTGGACGTGCGGCTCCCGGACGGCAGCGGCGTCGAGGTGTGCCGCGAGATCCGCTCCCAGGACGACTCGATCAAGTGCCTGATGCTGACCTCGTTCGCCGACGACGAGGCACTCTTCGACGCGATCATGGCGGGCGCCTCCGGCTACGTACTGAAGGCCATCAGGGGCAACGAGCTCCTGAACGCGGTCCGTGACGTCGCCGCCGGGAAGTCCCTGCTCGACCCCGTCGCCACCGCCCGCGTCCTCGAAAGGCTCCGCGGCGGCGGCCGCGGCAAGGAGGACGACCGGCTCGCGAGCCTGACCGAGCAGGAGCGCAGGATCCTCGACCTGATCGGCGAGGGCCTGACCAACCGCGTCATCGGGGAACGCCTGCATCTCGCCGAGAAAACGATCAAGAATTACGTGTCCAGCCTCCTGTCGAAACTGGGCATGGCACGCCGCTCGCAGGCCGCCGCATATGTCGCGCGGCTGCAGGCCGAGAAGCGCCACTGA
- the pdhA gene encoding pyruvate dehydrogenase (acetyl-transferring) E1 component subunit alpha, producing MTVDSTAAARTPRKRTAAKKSAKKSPGVGAPDLVQLLSPEGRRVEDPAHAEYAAFVEDITADELRGLYRDMVLTRRFDAEATSLQRQGELGLWASLLGQEAAQIGSGRATRDDDYVFPTYREHGVAWCRGVDPTNLLGMFRGVNNGGWDPNSNNFHLYTIVIGSQTLHATGYAMGIAKDGADSAVIAYFGDGASSQGDVAESFTFSAVYNAPVVFFCQNNQWAISEPTEKQTRVPLYQRAQGYGFPGVRVDGNDVLACLAVTKWALERARRGEGPTLVEAFTYRMGAHTTSDDPSKYRADEEREAWEAKDPILRLRTYLESETDTDEGFFAELEAESEALGLRVREVVRAMPDPDRMAIFENAYADGHSLVDEERAQFAAYQASFSDAEGGN from the coding sequence GTGACCGTGGACAGCACTGCCGCCGCGCGTACGCCGCGCAAGCGCACCGCTGCGAAAAAGTCTGCGAAGAAGTCCCCGGGAGTGGGAGCGCCCGACCTCGTCCAGCTGCTGAGCCCCGAGGGCCGGCGCGTGGAGGACCCCGCGCACGCCGAGTACGCCGCGTTCGTCGAGGACATCACGGCCGACGAGCTGCGCGGCCTGTACCGGGACATGGTCCTCACCCGCCGCTTCGACGCGGAGGCGACGTCGCTGCAGCGCCAGGGCGAGCTGGGCCTGTGGGCCTCGCTGCTCGGCCAGGAGGCCGCGCAGATCGGCTCGGGCCGCGCCACGCGCGACGACGACTATGTCTTCCCCACCTACCGCGAGCACGGCGTCGCCTGGTGCAGGGGCGTCGACCCGACGAACCTGCTCGGCATGTTCCGCGGCGTGAACAACGGCGGCTGGGACCCGAACAGCAACAACTTCCACCTGTACACGATCGTCATCGGCTCGCAGACGCTGCACGCCACCGGCTACGCCATGGGCATCGCCAAGGACGGGGCGGACAGCGCCGTGATCGCGTACTTCGGTGACGGCGCCTCCAGCCAGGGAGACGTCGCCGAGTCGTTCACGTTCTCCGCGGTCTACAACGCGCCCGTCGTGTTCTTCTGCCAGAACAACCAGTGGGCGATCTCGGAGCCGACCGAGAAGCAGACCCGCGTGCCGCTCTACCAGCGTGCGCAGGGCTACGGCTTCCCCGGCGTCCGCGTCGACGGCAACGACGTGCTCGCCTGCCTGGCCGTCACCAAGTGGGCCCTCGAGCGGGCGCGCCGGGGCGAGGGGCCGACGCTGGTCGAGGCGTTCACGTACCGCATGGGCGCGCACACCACCTCCGACGACCCGTCGAAGTACCGGGCCGACGAGGAGCGTGAGGCGTGGGAGGCGAAGGACCCGATCCTGCGCCTGCGCACCTATCTCGAGTCCGAAACTGACACGGACGAGGGATTTTTCGCGGAACTCGAGGCCGAGAGCGAAGCGTTGGGTCTTCGAGTACGCGAGGTGGTGCGGGCCATGCCGGACCCGGACCGGATGGCCATCTTCGAGAACGCGTACGCGGACGGGCACTCGCTCGTCGACGAGGAGCGTGCCCAGTTCGCCGCCTACCAGGCGTCGTTCTCCGATGCCGAGGGAGGCAACTGA
- a CDS encoding bacterial proteasome activator family protein: MEMPRNESSPQSPQVLVVGQDGMALGGGGDDDSREVPVTEMVEQPAKVMRIGSMIKQLLEEVRAAPLDEASRVRLKEIHSSSVKELEDGLAPELVEELERLSLPFTDEVIPSDAELRIAQAQLVGWLEGLFHGIQTTLFAQQMAARAQLEQMRRALPPGVGGGEEGDDPRIAGRSGGPYL, encoded by the coding sequence ATGGAGATGCCGAGGAACGAAAGCTCGCCGCAGAGTCCCCAGGTCCTGGTCGTGGGCCAGGACGGAATGGCGCTCGGCGGCGGTGGAGACGACGACTCCCGCGAGGTTCCAGTGACGGAGATGGTGGAACAGCCCGCCAAGGTGATGCGCATCGGCAGCATGATCAAGCAGCTGCTCGAGGAGGTGCGGGCGGCTCCTCTGGACGAGGCGAGCCGGGTGCGGCTCAAGGAGATCCACTCCAGCTCCGTGAAGGAGCTCGAGGACGGTCTTGCGCCGGAGCTCGTCGAGGAGCTGGAGCGCCTCTCCCTGCCGTTCACCGACGAGGTGATCCCGAGCGACGCGGAACTGCGGATCGCGCAGGCCCAGTTGGTGGGCTGGCTGGAGGGGCTCTTCCACGGGATCCAGACGACGCTGTTCGCCCAGCAGATGGCCGCGCGGGCCCAGCTGGAGCAGATGCGCCGCGCGCTGCCGCCCGGCGTGGGCGGCGGCGAGGAGGGCGACGACCCGCGGATCGCCGGCCGCTCCGGAGGCCCGTACCTGTAA
- a CDS encoding alpha-ketoacid dehydrogenase subunit beta has translation MAVQKLPLAKAINESLRLALETDPKVLIMGEDVGKLGGVFRVTDGLQKDFGEDRVIDTPLAESGIVGTAIGLALRGYRPVVEIQFDGFVFPAYDQIVTQLAKMHARALGKIKLPVVVRIPYGGGIGAVEHHSESPEALFAHVAGLKVVSPSNSSDAYWMMQQAIQSDDPVIFFEPKRRYWDKGEVDTEAIPGPLHGARTLREGTDLTLVAYGPMVKVCLEVAAAAQEEGKSLEVLDLRSMSPIDFDAVQKSVEKTRRLVVVHEAPVFLGTGAEIAARITERCFYHLEAPVLRVGGYHVPYPPARLEDEYLPGLDRVLDAVDRSLAY, from the coding sequence ATGGCGGTACAGAAGCTTCCGCTCGCGAAAGCGATCAACGAGTCGCTGCGCCTGGCGCTCGAAACCGACCCCAAGGTCCTGATCATGGGCGAGGACGTCGGCAAGCTCGGCGGCGTCTTCCGCGTCACGGACGGGCTGCAGAAGGACTTCGGCGAGGACCGGGTCATCGACACCCCGCTCGCCGAGTCCGGCATCGTCGGCACGGCCATCGGCCTCGCGCTGCGCGGGTACCGGCCGGTCGTCGAGATCCAGTTCGACGGTTTCGTCTTCCCCGCGTACGACCAGATCGTCACGCAGCTCGCGAAGATGCACGCCCGCGCGCTCGGCAAGATCAAGCTGCCGGTCGTCGTGCGGATCCCCTACGGGGGCGGCATCGGCGCGGTCGAGCACCACTCGGAGTCGCCGGAGGCGCTGTTCGCGCACGTGGCGGGCCTGAAGGTGGTCTCCCCGTCGAACTCGTCGGACGCGTACTGGATGATGCAGCAGGCCATCCAGAGCGACGACCCGGTGATCTTCTTCGAGCCGAAGCGGCGCTACTGGGACAAGGGCGAGGTCGACACCGAGGCGATCCCCGGACCGCTGCACGGCGCGCGCACGCTGCGCGAGGGCACGGATCTGACGCTCGTCGCGTACGGGCCGATGGTGAAGGTCTGCCTGGAGGTGGCCGCGGCCGCCCAGGAGGAGGGCAAGTCCCTGGAGGTCCTCGACCTGCGTTCCATGTCGCCGATCGACTTCGACGCGGTGCAGAAGTCCGTCGAGAAGACCCGCCGGCTCGTCGTGGTGCACGAGGCCCCGGTCTTCCTCGGGACGGGCGCGGAGATCGCCGCCCGGATCACCGAGCGCTGCTTCTACCATCTGGAGGCGCCCGTGCTGCGGGTCGGCGGCTATCACGTGCCGTACCCGCCGGCGCGCCTCGAGGATGAGTACCTGCCGGGCCTCGACCGGGTGCTCGATGCCGTCGACCGCTCGCTTGCGTACTGA
- a CDS encoding potassium channel family protein, protein MFHVKLPGHDAMARQDDEKVVARQVKLPKRVVERPLRQVARRLIVALAVLVATAFIVWIDRSGYSDSSDSSVDLLDAFYYATVTLSTTGYGDITPVSDGARIVNILVITPLRVLFLIILVGTTLEVLTERTREEWRLNRWRSNLRDHTVVVGFGTKGRSAIQTVCATGLKADQVVVVDPSSKVIEAATAHGFAGVVGDATRSDVLLRAEVQRARQIIIATQRDDTAVLVTLTARQLNRGAKIVAAVREEENAPLLRQSGADAVITSASAAGRLLGLSVLSPSAGMVMEDLIQQGTGLDIVERPVIKAEVGLKVRETEDLVVSVVRGHRVLGYDDRAIGTLQLTDRLITIVRATPGTQAIPDTRRLPRD, encoded by the coding sequence GTGTTTCACGTGAAACTTCCCGGCCATGACGCGATGGCCCGCCAGGACGACGAGAAGGTCGTCGCCCGTCAGGTGAAGCTGCCCAAGCGGGTTGTCGAGCGGCCCCTGCGGCAGGTCGCCCGGCGACTGATAGTGGCGCTCGCCGTGCTGGTCGCGACGGCGTTCATCGTCTGGATCGACCGCTCCGGCTACAGCGACAGCTCCGACAGCAGCGTCGACCTGCTGGACGCGTTCTACTACGCGACCGTCACCCTCTCCACGACCGGGTACGGGGACATCACACCCGTCAGTGACGGTGCCCGGATCGTCAATATCCTCGTCATCACGCCGCTGCGCGTGCTGTTCCTGATCATCCTGGTCGGCACCACTCTCGAAGTGCTCACCGAGCGCACGCGGGAGGAGTGGCGACTGAACCGCTGGAGGTCCAACTTGCGTGACCACACCGTGGTCGTCGGATTCGGCACGAAGGGCCGGTCGGCGATCCAGACCGTCTGCGCGACGGGCCTGAAGGCGGATCAGGTCGTGGTCGTCGACCCCAGTAGCAAGGTCATCGAGGCGGCCACGGCGCATGGGTTCGCCGGGGTCGTCGGCGATGCCACGCGCAGTGATGTGCTGTTGCGGGCCGAGGTGCAGAGAGCGCGGCAGATCATCATCGCCACCCAGCGGGACGACACCGCGGTCCTGGTGACCCTCACCGCCCGCCAGCTCAACCGCGGGGCGAAGATCGTGGCGGCTGTCCGCGAGGAGGAGAACGCCCCGCTGCTGCGGCAGTCGGGCGCCGACGCCGTCATCACCAGTGCCAGCGCGGCGGGCCGGCTGCTCGGACTCTCCGTGCTCAGCCCGAGCGCGGGCATGGTCATGGAGGACCTCATCCAGCAGGGCACCGGCCTCGACATCGTGGAACGGCCGGTCATAAAGGCCGAGGTGGGGCTGAAGGTCCGCGAGACCGAGGACCTGGTGGTGAGCGTGGTGCGCGGGCACCGGGTGCTGGGTTACGACGACCGGGCCATCGGCACACTCCAGTTGACGGACCGTCTGATCACGATCGTCCGGGCCACCCCCGGCACCCAGGCCATCCCGGACACGCGACGGCTGCCGCGGGACTGA
- a CDS encoding NAD(P)H-quinone oxidoreductase — protein sequence MYAITIPEPGGPEALVWAEVPDPVPGDGEVLVEVAAGAVNRADLLQRQGFYNPPPGASDIPGLECSGRIVALGAGVSGWSVGDEVCALLSGGGYAQKVAVPAGQLLPVPENTDLVTAAALPEVTSTVWSNVFMIAHLRPGETFLVHGGSSGIGTMAIQLAKAIGAKVAVTAGSKEKLDYCAELGADILINYREQDFVEEIKRATDGAGADVILDNMGAKYLDRNVQALATNGRLAIIGMQGGIQGELNIAMLLNKRGAITATSLRARPLAEKAAIVAAVREHIWPLIDSGRVRPIVDRKLPMSDAAQAHRVLEESGHIGKVLLAVE from the coding sequence ATGTATGCGATCACGATTCCGGAACCCGGTGGACCTGAGGCGCTCGTCTGGGCGGAGGTCCCCGATCCCGTACCCGGTGACGGCGAAGTGCTGGTCGAGGTGGCGGCCGGGGCCGTCAACCGCGCCGATCTGCTTCAGCGTCAGGGCTTCTACAACCCGCCGCCCGGCGCGAGTGACATCCCCGGTCTGGAGTGCTCGGGACGCATCGTCGCCCTCGGCGCCGGTGTGTCCGGCTGGTCCGTCGGCGACGAGGTGTGCGCGCTTCTCTCGGGCGGCGGTTACGCCCAGAAGGTCGCCGTCCCGGCCGGCCAGCTCCTGCCCGTACCCGAGAACACCGACCTCGTCACGGCGGCCGCGCTGCCCGAGGTGACCTCGACCGTCTGGTCGAACGTCTTCATGATCGCCCACCTGCGCCCCGGCGAGACCTTCCTGGTCCACGGCGGCTCCAGCGGCATCGGCACGATGGCCATCCAGCTGGCCAAGGCCATCGGGGCCAAGGTGGCGGTGACGGCGGGCAGCAAGGAGAAGCTCGACTACTGCGCCGAGCTCGGCGCCGACATCCTGATCAACTACCGCGAGCAGGACTTCGTGGAGGAGATCAAGCGGGCCACCGACGGCGCGGGCGCGGACGTCATCCTCGACAACATGGGCGCCAAGTACCTGGACCGCAACGTCCAGGCGCTGGCCACCAACGGCCGCCTCGCGATCATCGGCATGCAGGGCGGCATCCAGGGCGAGCTGAACATCGCCATGCTCCTCAACAAGCGCGGGGCCATCACCGCGACCTCGCTGCGCGCGCGCCCGCTGGCCGAGAAGGCCGCGATCGTCGCCGCCGTACGGGAACACATCTGGCCGCTGATCGACTCGGGCCGCGTCCGGCCGATCGTCGACCGGAAGCTGCCGATGAGCGACGCGGCGCAGGCGCACCGGGTCCTGGAGGAGAGCGGGCACATCGGGAAGGTGCTGCTCGCCGTCGAGTAG
- a CDS encoding protein kinase domain-containing protein produces the protein MAQTQRAQGPSDPEAAGGGMSDAPELWGNGGLVGDGRYRLTHRLGRGGMAEVFAAEDVRLGRTVAVKLLRSDLAEDPVSKARFTREAQSVAGLNHHAVVAVYDSGEDTVGRSVVPYIVMEIVEGRTIRDLLLNAEAPGPEQALIIVSGVLEALAYSHQHGIVHRDIKPANVIITNTGAVKVMDFGIARALHGAQSTMTQTGMVMGTPQYLSPEQALGKAVDHRSDLYATGCLLYELLALRPPFTGETPLSVVYQHVQDVPVPPSEVSDVAPPELDGLVMRSLAKDPDDRFQTAEEMRGLVQYGLQMLYDQGGHTNTWNTGPVAADMHQGGNTPAMGVAGTTALPHPTDGGTAAQPMLRPPGSDDGGFDGGHRGGGGSGRGKMWILAVLAVIAIAGGAAWAMTRGGDHEGGTGTTQSPTQSHSQKEKEPTQSSDDTSTQDDTTDPGTGTGGQSEPSPSEEPSTGDVTPSGSASEPSDEPSDPTPTKSQPTSEEPSSDGPSLPTEEPPTGGANGDPGGNDAAGTDGGA, from the coding sequence ATGGCACAGACGCAGCGCGCTCAGGGCCCGTCCGACCCCGAGGCGGCTGGCGGCGGTATGTCAGATGCGCCGGAGTTGTGGGGCAACGGCGGGCTGGTCGGCGACGGCCGGTACCGGCTGACCCACAGACTCGGCCGGGGCGGCATGGCGGAGGTTTTCGCCGCGGAGGACGTCCGGCTCGGACGCACCGTCGCGGTCAAGCTCCTGCGCTCCGACCTTGCCGAGGACCCGGTCTCCAAGGCCCGCTTCACGCGCGAGGCCCAGTCGGTCGCGGGCCTCAACCACCACGCGGTCGTCGCCGTGTACGACTCCGGCGAGGACACCGTCGGCCGCTCGGTCGTCCCCTACATCGTGATGGAGATCGTCGAGGGCCGCACGATCCGCGACCTCCTCCTGAACGCCGAGGCGCCCGGCCCCGAGCAGGCACTGATCATTGTCTCCGGTGTCCTGGAGGCCCTCGCCTACTCGCACCAGCACGGCATCGTGCACCGCGACATCAAGCCGGCGAACGTGATCATCACCAACACCGGTGCGGTGAAGGTGATGGACTTCGGCATCGCGCGCGCCCTGCACGGCGCGCAGTCGACCATGACGCAGACCGGCATGGTCATGGGCACGCCCCAGTACCTGTCGCCCGAGCAGGCCCTCGGCAAGGCCGTCGACCACCGCTCCGACCTGTACGCGACCGGCTGCCTGCTCTACGAACTCCTCGCGCTGCGGCCCCCGTTCACCGGCGAGACCCCGCTGTCCGTCGTCTACCAGCACGTCCAGGACGTGCCGGTGCCGCCCTCCGAGGTCTCGGACGTGGCGCCGCCGGAGCTCGACGGCCTCGTCATGCGCTCCCTGGCCAAGGACCCGGACGACCGGTTCCAGACCGCCGAGGAGATGCGCGGCCTCGTCCAGTACGGGCTGCAGATGCTCTACGACCAGGGCGGCCACACCAACACGTGGAACACCGGCCCGGTCGCCGCCGACATGCACCAGGGCGGCAACACCCCGGCCATGGGCGTCGCGGGCACGACGGCACTGCCGCACCCGACCGACGGCGGTACGGCGGCCCAGCCGATGCTGCGGCCCCCGGGCAGCGACGACGGCGGCTTCGACGGCGGCCACCGGGGAGGCGGCGGCAGCGGTCGCGGCAAGATGTGGATCCTCGCGGTCCTCGCCGTGATCGCCATCGCGGGCGGCGCGGCCTGGGCGATGACCCGTGGCGGCGACCACGAGGGCGGCACCGGCACGACCCAGTCGCCCACGCAGTCGCACTCCCAGAAGGAGAAGGAGCCCACCCAGAGCTCCGACGACACCTCCACCCAGGACGACACCACCGACCCGGGCACCGGGACCGGTGGGCAGTCCGAACCCTCGCCGTCGGAGGAGCCCAGCACGGGTGACGTCACGCCGTCCGGCAGCGCGTCCGAGCCGAGCGACGAGCCCTCGGACCCGACGCCGACCAAGAGCCAGCCGACCTCCGAGGAGCCGTCCTCGGACGGTCCCAGCCTGCCCACGGAGGAGCCGCCCACGGGTGGCGCCAACGGGGACCCGGGCGGGAACGACGCGGCGGGCACCGACGGCGGCGCCTGA
- a CDS encoding pyridoxamine 5'-phosphate oxidase family protein — protein MPSEFREDRAQEQRAIELIGSVDHGRVATSMRALPFLASARHIVADGRVVLRMHKGYGYHRACAGSVVAYGADNLNNGDPADGQWSVQFVGTCVAVEPTPGELGLFGPAPRFADGEPFAPVHLRIEPQFVTVHELTGGARHSKRAFRHVL, from the coding sequence ATGCCCTCCGAATTCCGGGAAGACCGCGCCCAGGAACAGCGCGCCATCGAGCTGATCGGCAGCGTGGACCACGGCCGGGTGGCGACCAGCATGCGCGCGCTCCCCTTCCTCGCCTCGGCCCGCCACATCGTGGCGGACGGCCGGGTCGTCCTGCGTATGCACAAGGGCTACGGCTACCACCGGGCCTGCGCCGGCAGCGTCGTCGCATACGGCGCCGACAACCTGAACAACGGCGACCCCGCCGACGGCCAGTGGTCGGTCCAGTTCGTCGGCACCTGCGTGGCCGTCGAACCGACCCCCGGCGAACTCGGCCTCTTCGGCCCCGCGCCCCGCTTCGCCGACGGGGAGCCGTTCGCCCCCGTCCATCTGCGGATCGAGCCCCAGTTCGTCACCGTGCACGAACTGACGGGCGGCGCCCGTCATTCGAAGCGGGCCTTTCGCCACGTTCTGTAG